The stretch of DNA TGAGCAGCCAGTTGTAGTCGTAAGACACACGGCCCGAATGTGCCTTCAGTTTGTCAGCCAGGACCGGGTCAGCATGCTTGGCAATGCTCTTGAGCTGTGCAGCTTTTGTTGCCCCAAAATCCTTGCCGTACCAGTCGTAGATCTTTGAAAGGGTAAGCTTATTGCCATCGAAGCTGACGCCGCGTGAATGGTTCACGTAGTCCTTGCCGGCTTTTTCAAGCTGGGCTTCCAGCTTTTTGCCGGTGAACGGTTCAAGCGCCAGATTGGGGCAGCCATAGGACGCGCAGTTGACCGCATAGTGCACCCGCGGCTCATCCCAGTTTGCGCGCATGATGTCGTGCTCAACATTGTCCAGCGACAGTTCTTCGCCTTCCACGGTCACAAGCTTCTTGCCCCAGGGGCCTGTTGAAAACAGTCCAGGTGAAATTGAAATATCTCGGATGGACCGCACCGGATAGTGCTCAAGGATCACTTCCACGGTGACGGCGTTGTAGAGGTTGGCCCAAAATGCGAACTGCTCATCCTGGTTCAGGCCGGAGACCTTGGTTTCCTGAAGCAGATCGATATAGGCACCAAGTTTCTCCACATCGGCAGCGTTGTTGCCGAGTGCCGCATAATCCACCCGCGTGATGCCGTCATTTCCAAGGGAAACGTATGTGGTCAGAAGGCTGGCCCACTGGCTGTGGTCAACGGTCTTGGTGCTCATCGGGTCATGCTCTTCAAAAATCTCCGCAAGGTCAGCAGCCTGTGCCGGTTGGATTGGTGTCACAAGGGAAAAGCCAAGTGCAACAGCCGCGCTCAGCAGGGCGGCGGACAGAAATCCGCGCCGCGCTTGTAGGTCATTTGAGGTCTGGGCGCTTGGCATATGGAGCATGGTACGTTCCCACAGGTCGATTGGGTCATCTTGTTGGGCCCTAAGTGGCCTATTGGGCTCCAAGGTGAAAGACCGGCTCCCGGGCTTGTGAACGGGTGTTTTTGGGTGTGAGCAGGCGTGTTGATGATGGGCGGGGGCTGCAGCAAACCGCCAATTGACAAGCAAACCCTGCTTGCTTACAACCCGCGGCTCTGGCGTCGCAGGTTTTAGCTTGCGCGAGACCTTAGGCTTTTGCCAACCGGAACCGCGCACCACCTGCCAGACGCTGACCAGATATTTGCATGTTTTCCCCGGTTTTCCGGGGCCAGACCCGGAGTTTGTGCCGTGAAACGGACATTTCAGCCAAGCCGCCTCGTGCGTAAGCGCCGTCACGGCTTCCGCGCACGCCTTGCCACCAAAAATGGCCGCAAGGTGCTTCAGCGCCGTCGCGCCAAGGGCCGCAAGAGCCTGTCTGCGTAGTAACAGGCGGCCTTGATTGGCGGAATTCCGCCAAATTCGGACATCAGCATGATCGAACGCCTGAAAAAGCGGGCGGATTTTTTGCAGGCCGCACGTGGCAAACGTGCGGCAATGCCCGGTCTTGTGCTGCAGATGCGCCCGTACCTCGAAAAAGACAGCGATTCCTCTTTCAGAGTCGGCTTTACGGTCACAAAAAAGGTCGGAAATGCGGTTGTTCGCAACCGCGCCAAGCGCCGCCTGCGTGCCGCGGCAGAAGCAATGCTTCCCCGCTATGGCCTTCCGGGCCGCGATTATGTAGTTATCGGGCGCGCTGGCACGCTAAGCCGTCCATTCGCACTGTTGTTGGGCGACCTGGAAAGGGCACTGGCAAAAGTGCATGGCCGCGCCCACCTGTCGCCTAGCGATCCTTCCATCCCTGGTTCTGCCGTGAGTGAGACGCACCCCGACGATGACCGACGAAAATCGTAACTTTATCCTCGCCGCCGTTTTGTGTGTCGCCGTCCTTGTGGGCTGGCAGTACTTCTTCGTCACGCCGCCTGAGCCGGTTGCGTCGACAGGCACTGAGCAGACCGTCCAGGCCGATGCAGCAGGCACCCCGGCACCAGCGGATGGATCAGGCCTCGCACCCGTGCCCGACACCACAGGCAAGCCACAGGTTGATGAGCAGCTTGGTGGGGCCGGCCTCCCGGCAGCAGCCAGTGCGGTTCTGCCGCGCGCCATTGCCTTGGAACAGTCGCCACGCGTGACACTCGATAGCCCAAGCGTTGACGGGTCTATCTCTCTCACCGGCGCTCGCATTGATGACCTGCAGCTCAAGAACTACCACCAGACGGTGGATCCAACGAGCCCTGAAATCATCCTGCTGTCACCGCGTGGTTCTGAGAACCCGTACTACGCAGAATTCGGCTGGACGGCTCCTGCCTCCGCCAATGTAAGCCTGCCGGGCGCCAACACAGTCTGGACCCAGGACACACCGGGCATGCTGACGCCCGCAACACCGATCACGCTGAGCTACGACAATGGTGCGGGCCTAACCTTCCGCAAGACCATTTCGCTCGACGAAGACTACATGTTCACGATCGAGCAAAGCGTCGACAACGCGACGGCCGCCGCCGTGACGTTGTATCCCTATGGTCTTGTGGCGCGCACCGGCACACCTGAGATCGAAGGCATCTGGATTTTGCATGAAGGCCTGATTGGCTATTTTCCGGATACGGACGGCCTCCAGGAACTCGATTATGATGATCTGCAGGAAACCGGTTCTGTGCGCGCCCGCACGTCAGGCGGCTGGCTGGGTATCACCGACAAATACTGGATGACGGCGCTGATCCCTGATCAGTCGACGGAAAGCCGCATGTCATTCTCCGACACGCCCGTGCGCGGTCAGGATGTTTATCAGGCAGACTATCTGCGTGATCCGGTTGTCGTCCCTGCTGGTGGCTCCACGTCAACAACGGACCGACTGTTTGCCGGCGCCAAGGTCGTCAACATCATTGATGGCTATGAAGGCCAGCTTGGCATTGAGAGCTTCGAACTCGCCATCGACTGGGGCTGGTTCTACTTCTTCACCAAGCCACTCTTCCTCGCTCTGCTCTACATTCAGGGCATGATCGGCAACTTTGGTGTTGCCATTATCATCCTGACTGTCCTCATCAAACTTGCCTTCTTCCCGCTCGCGAACACGTCCTACGTGGCCATGAGCAAGATGAAGAAAGTGCAGCCGGAGATGATGAAGCTGCGGGAGCGTTTTGCCGACGACAAGCAGCGCCAGCAGCAGGAATTGATGGAACTGTACAAGCGCGAGAAGGTGAATCCTCTCGCCGGGTGTCTGCCGATTGTCATCCAGATCCCGGTCTTCTTCGCGCTCTATAAGGTGTTGTTCGTTACCATTGAAATGCGCCACGCGCCGTTCTTTGGCTGGATCAATGACCTGTCCGCGCAGGACCCCACATCGGTCTTCAATCTGTTCGGGCTCATTCCATTCGACCCGCCGTCATTCCTCCTGATCGGCGTCTGGCCGATCCTGATGGGCATCACGATGTATCTTCAGATGAAGATGAACCCGGCGCCGACGGACGAAATCCAGCAGCAGATTTTCCGCTGGATGCCAATCATCTTTACTTTCGTCCTGGCAACCTTCCCGGCTGGCCTGGTGATCTACTGGACGTTCAACAACGGCTTCTCGATCCTCCAGCAGTGGGTGATCATGCGCCGTCAGGGCGTGTCGCCGGAGTGGGGTCAGGATTTCCAGTGGCTCACCAAGCGCTTTAAATCCGACAACGACGCGTCGTAGCGTCCAAAGCAGGTCATGCAATGTCAGATCGCGATGAGCAGGAACGCGCCGCGCTCGTAGAAGCCGGGCGATTGCTCTTCTCCCGTCCGACTGAGTTTCTCAAAGGCGTGGTGAACGTGGATGGGCTGCCGCCTGGTGGCCGCCCGGAATTTGCGTTTGCCGGTCGCTCCAATGTGGGCAAGTCCAGCCTCATCAATGCCCTGACGCGGCACAACAATCTGGCGCGCACGTCCAACACGCCTGGCCGCACCCAGGAGATCAACTTTTTCGGTCTCCCGGCAGGTGACCCTGACGGCGTCTACCTGGTGGATCTTCCCGGCTACGGCTATGCGCGTGAAAGCAAGTCCAAGGTCCGCACCTGGACCAATCTCATCACCAAATATCTCGCAGGCCGTGCCGCCCTGCGCCGCGTCTTCGTGCTGGTGGACAGCCGCCACGGCGTAAAAGCCAATGACGAAGAGATTTTCGATCTGATGGACACAGCCGCCGTCTCCTATCAGGTGGTTCTGACCAAGGCCGACAAGCCCAAGAAAGACGAACTGGCCAAAGTCATTGCCAGCACCGAGGCCGCCATGCGGCGTCATGTGGCGGCCCACCCTCAGGTGCTCGTTACCGCGTCCAAAACCGGGCTCGGTCTTGAAGATGTGCGGGCCGAAGTCGCCTTCCTGCGCGATTACTGATCTAGATTAATCTCGTACAACGACACGTTCTGGCCGTAGACGGACCTTTTGGGTATAGATCATGTCAGCAATGAGCTGCGCCGGTGGCTCGATAACAAGATCAGACTCCAAATAGACAAGACATGGCGGACATCCGCGCGATGACAGACAAGACAGCTGAAGCATGGCTGGAGAAGGCCCACATCCTCTCTGAGGCGTTGCCCTATATGCAGCGCTATGAAGACAAGGTCGTGGTCGTAAAATATGGCGGCCATGCCATGGGCGACGACAAGCTGGCGGCCCAGTTCGCGCGCGATATCGTCCTGCTCAAGCAGGTCGGCATCAATGTCATCATTGTGCACGGCGGTGGCCCGCAGATTGGGTCCATGCTCAAACGCCTCGCAATCGAAAGCGAGTTTCAGGAAGGCCTGCGTGTTACCGACGAAGCGACGGTTGAAGTCGTGGAAATGGTACTGTCCGGCAAGATCAACGGTGAAGTCGTCACGGCCATCAATCAAGCCGGCGGCAAGGCAGTGGGTCTGTCAGGAAAAGACGGCAGCCTCATCGTCGCCAAAAAGATGCAAAAGACCGTTCAGGACAGCGACAGCAATATTGAGCGCGTGCTGGATCTTGGATTTGTGGGCGAGCCTGAAGAAATCAATCCGGATGTCCTTAAAGTCTTGATCGGGTCCGATCTCATTCCTGTCATCGCGCCCATTGGTGTGTCCAAGGATGGTCATACCTACAACATCAATGCAGACACAGCAGCCGGTGCCATTGCAGGTGCTCTGGATGCAAAACGTCTCTTGATGCTGACGGACGTCCGCGGCGTGTTGAACAAGGATGGTGATCTGCTCACCAACATCACGCCGGAAGACGCCAAAGGATTAATTGCCGACGGGACAATCTCCGGAGGCATGATTCCGAAAATCGAAACCTGCCTTGAAGCGCGTGCCGCCGGCACCGAAGCGGCGGTAATTCTGGATGGTCGGGTGCCACACGCAGTGCTGCTCGAACTCTTTACCGAACACGGGGCGGGTTCTCTCATTGGCTAATGCGATGAAGCTCATGATTGCCGTGGGCAGTGCCCTGGTTGCGGTGCTGCTGATGGCGGCACCCGCCAATGCGGCACTGGAGTTCTGCAATCGCTCAAGCTACCTGCTTGATGCCGCCTCAGCCCATGAGGTTGATGAAGGGTATCTCGTCCAGGGTTGGTTCAAGCTCAATCCGGGCGAATGCAAAACTGTAGTGGCGGAAAATCTGGGGGAGGGAGAGTACTATGCTTTTGCCCGTACCCGGCCTGCCCATGGTGCCAGCAGGCGGCTGACATCCGGTGACCGGATGTTGTGCATCGACACGACGGACTTCAGCTTCGTCAGTGCCAATGGCTGCACCGATCGCGGTCTCCAGAAAGTGGAATTCGCGCGCATAACGACGGACGGCCGCAAGGACTGGACGGCCACGTTTTCTGAAAGTGGCAACTACGACAACAAGCGCGCCCGCATCGCGGGCACGCAGCGCCTGCTGCGCGAGCTTGGATATGAACCTGGGTCTGTTGATGGTTTCTCTGGTGGTCGTACCACACGCGCCATCAAGGACTTTCAGAAGGCCAATGGTCTGAAGAGCGATGGCGCTGTTACGCCCAAGCTGTTTGCAGCGCTCGAAGCCGCAGGCGAACAGCGCCAGCGCCGCTCGGGTTTTCATTTCTGCAATGACACGCAGCTGCTTGTCTGGGCAGCCATAGGCTACCGCCAGTCTGACGAGTGGCGGTCTTCAGGGTGGATACGCGTGCCCGCCGGCAACTGTGCGCCCGCCATGACAAGCGCATTGGATGAGCCGATCTACTATGCCTATGCGGAAGCTGTCACGGATGGCGGTGATGTGGCCACACGCAATGATGTGCCCATGGTGTGGGGTGGCGACAGATCATTCTGCACAAAGCCAACACGTTTCTTCATTCGCGGACGTACCAATTGTGCGGCGCGCGGATATGATGAAGTGCCATTTCAGGAAGTAGATGTGTCGGGTCAGGAAACCCACACAATGCGCTTGCGATAGGGCACTTGCGTTAGGGTGCCTGCGTCAGGGCCTTTGTGCGTAGGCGTTTAGGCGGCCAGCCCAAAGTAATCGAGCAGGCGAACCATCTCTTCTTCAGTCAGTGGAAACTCGCTGCCGCCGCGTGCAGGGAGCAATTCCGATGACTTCAGGTGCATGACATGTGTCTGAATAAGGACGGATACCCGCATCGACAGACGTGCGCGCCACACAAGAGCGGTAATCGCCTTGCCGTTGCGAGACGTCAGAATCCGTTGCACTTCGGGTGCCTTGAGGCCGGACAGCATGCTGAGGGCATACGTCACCTGCTCCGTGTACCCGGCTTCAGCAGCGTCTGAAATGAACCCGCCATCAAGGCGGCCCTGCTCACGCGCATTCTGAACAATCTTCAGCGCACTGGCTGCTGTGTCTGGCACCGGCGTTTCATCCAGTCGATCATGGAGCCGCCCGGACAAGAGCCGCCGCGTGTCGTCATCGAGGCCCAGTCTGTCCGCCATCCCGTAAAGGAGGTCGCGGCCAACAAACTGCGCAATGCGCCTCACAGCGCGTATGGAGAGGTCCGGCCGCATGGAGATCGGTCCATGCCACTGAGAAACCTCTTCGGCATTCTTCACGATCTCTTCCATCGTGCTGGCGCGAATTTGCGCGCTGGTATTTGCCAGAAGAGTAGCGACAGCAGGAATATCCAGCGAGGCCACCACTTCGTCGGATACGTCCGCGCTCAACGCTTCACGTCCCGCGATGGCCTCAATGACGCCTGTCACTTGTGTCGTTGCAATCAGCTCAATGAGATCAGCGTCACTCAGCAACGGTGAATATCGCAGAATTGGTCCGCATACAGATATTTCAGTATCGCGCGCCAGAGCCTGAACCACGTTTTGCGGCGCAAAGGTGGAGTTCTTTATTTCTTCAGCCAGAATTTCCCGGACGCGGGGTTCCTGGTCGCGCGCCAGCTTCTCAATCAACTCAATGGTTTGCTCACGCAACGCGTCCGTTTCGCGCTGGGACAGGTCAGGCAGGAGGCGGGCAATCTTGCCCGTCAGTTCCTCACGCACCGACCTGTCTTCATCATCGGCCAGTGCGACATTGGCCTGATGTGGTGTCGCCGGGTTGGCAGCTACAAGCGCCCGCGTTGGCGTGTCATCGTCGCCGGCGAGGTAGTAGAGCATTTCCGGCTCAAGGTCAGTCCGTGAGGCAAGCGTGCGGCGGGCATCAGTGTTTTGAGATTCAAGGAGCGAACGCGCTTCTTCATAGGCCAGCGCCTCGCGTGAGGCCTTGTCCTGCCCTGCCAGCTTTTGAATGAATTTCAGCATCACGTGTCCCAGGCCGCAAAATGCACTCTAAGCCCCCAAGTTCGTCGGGGTTTCATGGGGCAAAGTCTAAAGGCACGCACCTAATGGGAAATTAACCGCCTTTTGAGGAGGGCGAACGCGATGGAAATGGCAGGTATCCGCCCATTGCAGTTGCCAATCAGGGGGCATCGGCCCACATTCCGATCCATGACAGACAGCCTGGAAAATGCCGCACGCAAGCCTATCCGGCATCCACAGTTCGACCATGTGGATACATGGATATTCGACCTCGACAACACGCTTTACCCTGCTCACTGCAACCTGTTTGCACAGATTGATGAGCGCATGGGGTCGTTCATTGCCAATGAACTGGATGTTGACCGCGTCGAGGCACGCCGTATTCAAAAGAAGTTCTATGTGGAGCACGGGACAACACTGGCTGGCCTGATGTCTGAGCACGGGATGGCGCCGGGACCCTTCCTCGACTACGTGCACGATATTGACCTGGCAGTTGTGGACCCAAGCGAGGCGCTGGACGCAGCCTTGGCGCGTCTGCCGGGCAAGCGCTTCATTTTTACCAATGGCTCCCACAGGCACGCGGAGAATGTGGCGGGAAAACTGGGCGTGCTGGACCGCTTTGACGGGATAATTGATATCGCGGCCTGCAATTTCGTCCCCAAACCGCACCCGGACGCGTTCACCCATTTTCTGGGCCATTCCCGTGCAGATGCAGGGCGGGCTGCGATGTTTGAGGACATTGCCCGCAATCTGGAGGTGCCGCACCAGTTGGGCATGCGCACGGTCTGGATTCAGACCCATGAGGACTGGGCCACTGAAAAAGCCCACCACGGCAAGGATGGCGAGCACGTCCACCATGTGACCGATGATCTGGTGGGTTTCCTCGATACGCTCTAGGAGTGGGCCGAGGCGTCGATAGCGGCTATTTGCCAGAGCTAATCTTGTTGACTGGTGGGGGGCTAAGGCTATCGTGCGCCTCAAATCGTCAATCGATCAGATTTCAACCCGACTTCCAGACCGACAAGAGACAAAAATGAGCTTTGCTGACCTCGCCGCCACCATTGAAACCGCGTTCGACAATCGCGACAGCGTGTCCACCTCCACCACGGGTGAGGTTCGCGATGCGGTGGACACAGCCCTTGGCGCGCTGGATTCCGGTGAGGTGCGCGTCGCGGAAAAAGACGGCGACACCTGGAAGGTCAACCAATGGGCCAAGAAGGCCGTTCTTCTGTCATTCCGGCTGAACGACATGGCGCCGATTGAAGGCGGTCCGGGCGACAACACAACATGGTGGGACAAGGTGCCCAGCAAGTTTGAAGGCTGGGGTGACAATCAGTGGCGCTCAGCCGGCTTCCGCGCTGTCCCCAACTGCATCGTTCGCCGCTCTGCGTACATCGCGCCGGGCGTGGTTCTCATGCCGTCCTTCGTCAACCTTGGCGCTTACGTGGACAGCGGCGCCATGGTGGACACATGGGCGACGGTTGGCTCCTGCGCCCAGATCGGCAAGGACGTGCACATTTCAGGTGGTGCCGGTATTGGCGGTGTGCTTGAGCCGTTGCAGGCAAACCCTGTTGTCATCGAAGACAATTGCTTCATCGGTGCGCGGTCGGAAGTAGCTGAAGGTGTCATCGTGCGCGAAGGCTCGGTCCTGTCCATGGGCGTCTTCCTTGGTCAGTCCACCAAGATCATTGACCGCGCGACCGGTGAAATCTTCATGGGCGAGGTTCCCGCTTATTCCGTGGTCGTCCCCGGCTCACTGCCCGGCAAGCCGCTGCCAGACGGGACACCTGGCCCGAGCCTGTACTGTGCCGTCATCGTCAAGCGTGTTGATGCCCAGACCCGCTCCAAGACCTCAATCAACGAATTGCTGCGAGACTAAGTGACAGACACCTCCACCAGTATTGACCCCGTTGCCTTTGCCGCTGAGCTGATCCGCTGCCCAAGCGTGACACCCGCAGAAGGTGGCGCGCTTGATCTGTTGGAAACGCGTCTGGCAGCGCTGGGCTTCACCTGTCACCGGCTGCCGTTCGAGGAACCCGGTGAAGACCGTGTGGACAATCTCTACGCGCGCATCGGAACAACAGCACCCCACCTTTGCTTTGCCGGACACACCGACGTAGTGCCCACAGGCAATACGCGCGACTGGCAGGTGGGACCGTTCGAAGGCAAAATCGAAGACGGCGTGCTGTGGGGCCGTGGCGCCTCCGACATGAAGGGCTCCATTGCCTCTTTCGCTGCTGCTGCGGCAGACCATATCGCAGCCAACGGCACCGACGCCGGGTCCATCAGTTTTTTGATTACCGGCGACGAGGAAGGTCCGGCGGTCAACGGCACCATCAAGATGCTGGAGTGGCTGGAGCGGCACAACGAACAGATTGATCACTGCATTGTGGGTGAGCCTAGCAACCCCCATGAGCTGGGCGAGATGATTAAGATTGGTCGCCGTGGCAGCGTCAATATGGTCATCACGGCTCAGGGCAAGCAGGGCCATGTAGCCTATCCCCATCTGGCGGACAATCCAGTGCCCCCTCTTGTGGCGGCACTGGCGGCTCTCGACGCGCTTGTGCTTGATCAGGGGACGGAGCATTTTCAGCCGTCCAATCTTGAGATCACGACTGTTGATGTCGCCAACGAAGCAACCAACGTCATTCCCGCCACAGCACGCGCCCGCATCAACATCCGGTTCAACGACACGCATACGGGTGCAAGCCTGATTGAGCTTGTTGAAAAGACCGTCGCCAACATTGCCGCAGCACGTAGCGCAACCATCTCAGTGTCCGCAAAGATTTCCGGTGAGAGCTTCGTCACGCAGCCAGGGCAATTTGTGGAGCTGGTGGCAAAGTCAGTAGAGACGGTCGTCGGCCGGAGGCCGGAGCTGTCCACCACCGGCGGCACATCTGATGCCCGGTTCATCAAGAACCACTGTCCCGTGCTGGAATTCGGCCTCGTGGGCGAGACAATGCACAAGGTGGACGAGCGCGTGTCCGTGCAGGACGTTGAAATGCTGGCGTCGGTCTATGCAACTGTCATAGAGGGCTATTTCGCCAAAGCATCGGACTTTGCCGCTGAGCGGCAAGGGCGGCAATAATTATGCCGAGCCTCTCTGAAGCGCTCCGCGCCATTGAAGGCTCTGTTGCCATTGCCAGGCGTGATCCTGACGCAAGCCGCTTCTTTGACCTGTCAGCGGATGCCTTCTGGCGATCCTTTGCGGTGGTCATTTTTCTGGTGCCGCTCTACTTCATCGTGTCGGCTGCGGAAACCCGCATGCTGTTCGAGATGCGTGACCAGATCACTGGCACGCCACCGGGCTACTGGGATCTGTTGATCTCCAACCTGACAACGCTGGGGATCGAGTGGTTTGCCTATCCGATAGCCATCCTCTTCATCGCCCCGCTCTTTAGCGTCGGGCAGCGCGTGTCGCCCTACATCATCGTCTACAACTGGTCCTCACTGATGATCTCGCTGGTGATGCTGCCCAACTTCGTGCTGTACCTGATTGGTGTTTTTCCGATTGCAATGGCGGTGCTGGTAAACTTTGGTCTCGTGCTTGCGGTCGTCTGGTACCGCTTCCTGCTCGCCCGTGAAGTTCTTGGTGCCCCCATAGGAACCGCTATTGGATTTGTTGCGCTTGATGTGGTTCTGAGCTTGTTCATCAGTTCTGCCATTGAGTACGCGATCATCGGGCCGCTTTAGCCATGAGTGATCCAAGACCCATTGGCGTTTTTGACAGTGGTGTCGGTGGCATCACGGTGCTGAAAGCGATCCACGATCTCCTGCCGAACGAAGATCTCGTCTATCTCGGCGATACGGCGCGCCTCCCCTACGGGACCAAGAGTGCAGACACGGTAGTGCGATATGCCACGCAGGCTGCAGATGCCCTGATCGCCCGTGACATCAAGCTCCTCGTCATTGCATGCAACACGGCAAGTGCTGTGGGCACCCCATTGCTGGCTGAAAAGTTTGCTCCAGTTCCGGTCATCGGAGTGGTTGAACCCGGTGCGGAGGCTGCCATCGCAGCAAGCCAATCCGGTCGCATCGCAATCATCGCCACCGAGGGAACCGTGCGCGGCGAGGCATATCCCAAAGCCATTCATGAGCGCGCACCCAACGCGCAGGTAACGCAGGCATCCGCCACAGTGTTTGTGGCCCTTGCCGAAGAAGGTTGGACGTCATCAGCGGCAACCAGCGAGGCTGCCCGCACCTATCTTCAGCCCTTGTTCGCCGATGACACCCGTCCTGACACACTGGTTCTTGGGTGCACGCATTTTCCGGTTCTGGCGGACGCGATCCGCAAGGAATTGCCGCAAGGCGTGGCGGTGGTGGATTCCGCGACCACAACAGCTCAGGCAGTGGCCCAGGCATTGGGCGGCATTGCAGCGTCAAAGGATCAAAAGGGCGCGGTGCGGTTTCTGGCAACAGATGGTGCCGAGCGGTTTGCGCGCGTAGGCCGAATTTTCTTTGGCAGTGAAATTGACGAGCGGGCTGTCGAGATCATCGATCTTTGACACTCAGCTGTAGTCAACCCGCATCAAATAGAGCCCGTCCGGCGGCGCCACCGGCCCGCATTTCGAACGGTCCCGTGCTTCAAGCGCCGCCCGCACATCATCCACGCTCATTTTGCCTTCGCCGACGGATTTCAGCGTACCGGCAAAAGACCTGATCTGGTTGTGCAGGAAGGAGCGTGCGCGCGCGGTTATGACAATCGCCTCACCCTCGCGCCGCACATCCAGCGCATCCAGCGTCTTGACCGGCGAGGCAGCCTGACACTGGGCCGCACGGAAGGTCGTAAAGTCATGCTTCCCGACCAATATCTGCGCGGCTTCGTCCATAAGCCGTGCATCCAGCGGCACGGGCACCTGCCATGCCCGTTGCCGATCAACCGTCAGCGGCGCACGCCGGTTTGTGATGCGATACAGATAGTGCCGTTTGATCGCTGAAAAACGCGCGTCGAACTCTCCGCTGACCGCTTCGGCCTCAAGGATGGAAATAGGCTGAGGCTTGAGATGGAAGTTGATCGCGTCTCGCACAGTGTCTGCATCTGTTTCGCGTTCAATGTCGATATGGGCGACCTGCCCCAGAGCATGGACGCCGGTATCTGTCCGGCCAGCACCGGCGACGGTCACACGCTCTCCGCAAAAGCCCGCAATGGCATCGGCAATGGCGTCCTGCACACCGCGCCCATTGTCCTGCTTCTGCCAGCCGACAAAGGGCGTGCCGTCGTATTCAATGGTGAGCTTGTAGCGCTGCGTCACGACAGGACCGTTCCGGCGGGCACCGCAAAGCCGCGCAAAAATTCGTCCGCTTGCTGAACGCCTTTGCCTGCACGCTGTACCTGATGAAGTCTCAGGGCACCATCGCCGCACGCAATAGTCAGGGCATCGTCAAGGGCCGTGCCCGCCTTGCCGGAGTGGGGCACTGGCTCAGCGCGCAACAC from Pyruvatibacter sp. HU-CL02332 encodes:
- the dapD gene encoding 2,3,4,5-tetrahydropyridine-2,6-dicarboxylate N-succinyltransferase; the encoded protein is MSFADLAATIETAFDNRDSVSTSTTGEVRDAVDTALGALDSGEVRVAEKDGDTWKVNQWAKKAVLLSFRLNDMAPIEGGPGDNTTWWDKVPSKFEGWGDNQWRSAGFRAVPNCIVRRSAYIAPGVVLMPSFVNLGAYVDSGAMVDTWATVGSCAQIGKDVHISGGAGIGGVLEPLQANPVVIEDNCFIGARSEVAEGVIVREGSVLSMGVFLGQSTKIIDRATGEIFMGEVPAYSVVVPGSLPGKPLPDGTPGPSLYCAVIVKRVDAQTRSKTSINELLRD
- the dapE gene encoding succinyl-diaminopimelate desuccinylase, yielding MTDTSTSIDPVAFAAELIRCPSVTPAEGGALDLLETRLAALGFTCHRLPFEEPGEDRVDNLYARIGTTAPHLCFAGHTDVVPTGNTRDWQVGPFEGKIEDGVLWGRGASDMKGSIASFAAAAADHIAANGTDAGSISFLITGDEEGPAVNGTIKMLEWLERHNEQIDHCIVGEPSNPHELGEMIKIGRRGSVNMVITAQGKQGHVAYPHLADNPVPPLVAALAALDALVLDQGTEHFQPSNLEITTVDVANEATNVIPATARARINIRFNDTHTGASLIELVEKTVANIAAARSATISVSAKISGESFVTQPGQFVELVAKSVETVVGRRPELSTTGGTSDARFIKNHCPVLEFGLVGETMHKVDERVSVQDVEMLASVYATVIEGYFAKASDFAAERQGRQ
- the murI gene encoding glutamate racemase translates to MSDPRPIGVFDSGVGGITVLKAIHDLLPNEDLVYLGDTARLPYGTKSADTVVRYATQAADALIARDIKLLVIACNTASAVGTPLLAEKFAPVPVIGVVEPGAEAAIAASQSGRIAIIATEGTVRGEAYPKAIHERAPNAQVTQASATVFVALAEEGWTSSAATSEAARTYLQPLFADDTRPDTLVLGCTHFPVLADAIRKELPQGVAVVDSATTTAQAVAQALGGIAASKDQKGAVRFLATDGAERFARVGRIFFGSEIDERAVEIIDL
- the truA gene encoding tRNA pseudouridine(38-40) synthase TruA; this encodes MTQRYKLTIEYDGTPFVGWQKQDNGRGVQDAIADAIAGFCGERVTVAGAGRTDTGVHALGQVAHIDIERETDADTVRDAINFHLKPQPISILEAEAVSGEFDARFSAIKRHYLYRITNRRAPLTVDRQRAWQVPVPLDARLMDEAAQILVGKHDFTTFRAAQCQAASPVKTLDALDVRREGEAIVITARARSFLHNQIRSFAGTLKSVGEGKMSVDDVRAALEARDRSKCGPVAPPDGLYLMRVDYS
- a CDS encoding pyrimidine 5'-nucleotidase is translated as MTDSLENAARKPIRHPQFDHVDTWIFDLDNTLYPAHCNLFAQIDERMGSFIANELDVDRVEARRIQKKFYVEHGTTLAGLMSEHGMAPGPFLDYVHDIDLAVVDPSEALDAALARLPGKRFIFTNGSHRHAENVAGKLGVLDRFDGIIDIAACNFVPKPHPDAFTHFLGHSRADAGRAAMFEDIARNLEVPHQLGMRTVWIQTHEDWATEKAHHGKDGEHVHHVTDDLVGFLDTL